In the Paenibacillus pabuli genome, one interval contains:
- a CDS encoding phosphatidylglycerophosphatase A family protein produces the protein MSYEIVEAMLARRGVQIDAIAEIVYRLQKGYHPELTMDDCVTSVKSVLQKREVQYTLYTGIALDELAEKRLLPQPLQAIMEADESLYGVDETLALGITHVYGMIGLTSFGYLDKEKIGVIHDLNEDGSGIHVFLDDLVAGLAAAASARIAHKNLNAKKYPTD, from the coding sequence ATGTCATATGAAATCGTAGAAGCCATGCTGGCCCGGCGGGGTGTACAGATTGATGCAATCGCTGAAATTGTATATCGTCTGCAAAAAGGGTACCACCCGGAACTGACAATGGATGATTGTGTAACGAGTGTAAAATCGGTACTGCAAAAAAGAGAGGTTCAGTATACCTTGTATACGGGCATTGCTCTGGATGAACTAGCTGAAAAACGTCTTTTGCCTCAGCCGCTGCAGGCCATTATGGAAGCGGATGAATCCCTGTATGGAGTGGACGAGACTCTTGCCCTTGGCATTACCCATGTGTATGGCATGATTGGTTTAACCAGTTTTGGTTACCTGGATAAAGAAAAAATAGGCGTTATTCACGATCTGAATGAAGATGGATCAGGCATTCATGTTTTTCTGGATGATCTGGTCGCTGGTCTGGCTGCCGCGGCTTCAGCACGAATTGCCCACAAGAATCTTAATGCCAAAAAATACCCTACGGATTAA
- a CDS encoding DNA polymerase III subunit alpha, whose amino-acid sequence MSSFVHLHVHSEYSLLDGAARIPDLVNQAADLGMTTLALTDHGVMYGAVPFYKACIERGIKPIIGCEAYMTAGSRKERGSRKDQPIHHLILLAKNMTGYRNLMKLCSIGHLEGFHYKPRIDMESLAAHHEGIICLSACLGGEVPQHLLHGRDEEARRAALRYKHIFGPDFYLELQDHGLAEQKRVNPQLIRLAEELDIPLVATNDVHYLSEADAELQDVLICIGTGKTVDDESRLRIGTNQLYLKSGQEMARLFPHVEEALNNTVRIAESCELQLEFGKSILPEYRPLPEGQSPSDYLRQLCEKGMEERYAESERWTDSELRSGLEQRLNYELQVIDSMGFSDYFLIVWDFIAYAHRQGIVTGPGRGSSAGSLVAYTLHITDVDPMKYNLLFERFLNPERISMPDIDIDFSDERRDEVIDYVADKYGKAHVAQIITFGTMAARAAVRDVGRALNVPYGEVDKAAKLIPAQLGINIRRAMEATPELKALYETKPKTRELLDMAMKVEGMPRHASTHAAGVVISRDPLTDAVPLQEGSEGTALTQYSMENLESIGLLKMDFLGLRTLSIIERCLRWIGEEGEVPDFRYIADDDAATYEMLGRGDTMGIFQLESAGMRRVLKDLKPTVFEDIISVLALYRPGPMEFISKYIQGKHGEIEIDYPHADLESILKDTYGIIVYQEQIMQIASRMAGFSLGEADLLRRAVSKKKREVLDLERGHFVQGSLKQGYSEEEADLVYDMIVKFANYGFPRAHAAAYGVLAFQTAYLKAHYPVHFMASMLTAVMGSHRKVAEYVVECRRMGIEVLPPDVNESGILFTPVFAVPGKPEKNQTDGSDMNDGNNPEHDMYDHSGQDEYGEAPLPDDPGPMPEEGDDSYGWQASTAMHEAVNQDSLSGNGNESSATKHLDRDETAISGIADQDRNQAEVFTSGSIRFGLAAVKNVGTQAMESIMLVRKERPFDSLLDFCRRVDLRVCNKRVIESLIQAGAFDTLPGHRAQLLAMLDETVEAALKWRKEREDLQIQLFDFVETPNWEIEYPQIPAYSATQQLELERELLGLYLSGHPLDDYEDVLESSGADRIMELTEAADDTMAVAAGMVVSVKSITTKQGKAMAFMELEDQIERCEVVLFPEVWRRSQQHVGKGELLVVRAKVQQQDEGFKLLAEEVAPLSQAALEQQLRSRERRGKPGSGSPSRQAAPVRQPAGAGAGAVRSSAGGGPAAARSGEGADKAEATPGSSPGSNASAVGAEQSRRSQAAQQRVFVKITPQSEKPELLARLKQLLQQHPGPVATVLFYEQQQKLLALSDAYRIKPSPTLFSEMEQMLGEGTVKIK is encoded by the coding sequence ATGAGTTCTTTTGTGCACTTGCACGTTCATAGTGAATATAGTTTGCTGGACGGCGCTGCGCGTATTCCGGATCTCGTGAACCAGGCCGCAGATCTTGGAATGACCACACTCGCATTGACCGATCACGGCGTTATGTACGGCGCTGTTCCCTTTTATAAAGCCTGTATCGAACGGGGCATCAAGCCGATAATCGGTTGTGAGGCATACATGACTGCAGGGTCCCGCAAGGAGCGGGGTAGCCGCAAGGATCAGCCGATTCACCACCTGATTTTGCTGGCGAAGAACATGACGGGTTACCGCAACCTGATGAAATTATGCTCCATCGGGCATTTGGAAGGTTTCCATTACAAGCCACGTATTGATATGGAGAGTTTGGCTGCTCATCACGAGGGCATTATCTGCCTGAGTGCTTGTCTGGGAGGAGAAGTTCCCCAGCATTTGCTCCATGGGCGGGATGAAGAGGCCCGGCGTGCAGCGCTTCGTTATAAACATATTTTTGGTCCTGATTTCTATCTGGAGCTTCAGGATCATGGTTTGGCAGAACAGAAGAGAGTCAATCCCCAACTGATTCGTCTAGCAGAGGAACTGGATATTCCGCTTGTGGCGACCAATGATGTGCATTACCTGTCGGAAGCGGACGCTGAACTTCAGGATGTATTAATTTGCATTGGCACCGGCAAAACCGTCGATGATGAGAGTCGTCTTCGAATTGGGACCAATCAGTTGTATTTGAAAAGTGGGCAGGAGATGGCCCGCTTGTTCCCTCATGTGGAAGAAGCGCTGAACAACACGGTTCGTATTGCCGAATCCTGTGAACTGCAGCTGGAATTCGGCAAGTCCATCTTGCCTGAGTACAGACCGCTGCCTGAGGGGCAGAGTCCTTCGGACTACCTAAGACAGCTCTGTGAAAAAGGCATGGAAGAACGATATGCCGAGTCAGAACGCTGGACGGATTCGGAGCTTCGTTCCGGACTGGAGCAGCGATTGAACTATGAACTTCAAGTCATCGACAGCATGGGCTTCTCGGATTATTTCCTGATCGTATGGGATTTTATCGCTTATGCCCACAGACAAGGGATCGTTACCGGCCCAGGCCGGGGTTCCTCGGCGGGAAGCCTTGTTGCCTATACACTGCATATTACCGATGTTGATCCGATGAAATATAACCTGCTCTTTGAACGTTTCCTGAATCCTGAACGTATTTCCATGCCCGATATCGATATCGATTTCAGCGATGAACGGCGGGATGAGGTGATTGACTATGTCGCTGACAAGTACGGTAAAGCACATGTAGCGCAGATTATTACTTTTGGTACGATGGCTGCGCGTGCAGCAGTAAGGGACGTTGGGCGAGCGCTGAACGTCCCTTATGGCGAGGTGGATAAGGCGGCGAAGCTGATTCCTGCACAGCTCGGAATCAACATCCGCCGTGCCATGGAAGCAACACCCGAACTGAAGGCTTTATATGAAACGAAGCCGAAAACCCGTGAACTCCTGGACATGGCCATGAAGGTGGAAGGCATGCCGCGCCATGCGTCCACGCATGCTGCCGGGGTCGTTATATCCCGCGATCCTCTGACCGATGCCGTACCGCTTCAGGAAGGAAGCGAAGGCACTGCGCTAACCCAATACTCGATGGAAAACCTGGAGTCGATCGGGCTGCTCAAGATGGACTTTCTCGGTCTGCGAACCCTTTCCATTATCGAACGCTGCCTGCGCTGGATTGGAGAAGAGGGCGAGGTTCCGGATTTTCGCTACATAGCGGATGATGATGCAGCGACGTACGAGATGCTTGGCCGTGGTGACACGATGGGCATATTCCAGCTGGAATCAGCCGGCATGCGGCGTGTATTGAAGGATCTTAAGCCGACTGTATTTGAAGACATCATCTCCGTTCTCGCTTTGTATCGTCCGGGCCCAATGGAGTTCATCTCCAAGTATATTCAGGGCAAGCATGGAGAAATTGAGATCGATTATCCACATGCGGATCTGGAATCCATTCTTAAGGATACGTATGGCATCATTGTCTATCAGGAACAGATCATGCAGATTGCTTCGCGAATGGCGGGTTTCTCGCTGGGAGAAGCGGACTTGCTTCGCCGTGCCGTTTCCAAGAAGAAACGGGAAGTGCTCGATCTGGAACGTGGACATTTCGTACAGGGTAGTCTCAAACAAGGCTATAGCGAGGAAGAAGCGGACCTGGTCTACGACATGATTGTGAAGTTCGCCAACTACGGCTTCCCGCGTGCCCACGCCGCGGCATATGGTGTACTGGCGTTCCAGACCGCATATTTGAAAGCTCATTACCCGGTTCATTTTATGGCTTCCATGTTAACTGCCGTTATGGGTAGTCACCGGAAGGTTGCGGAATACGTCGTGGAATGTCGTCGTATGGGGATTGAGGTCTTGCCGCCTGACGTGAACGAGAGTGGCATTCTGTTTACTCCGGTCTTTGCAGTACCCGGCAAACCGGAGAAGAATCAGACTGACGGGTCCGACATGAACGATGGGAACAATCCAGAACATGATATGTATGACCATTCCGGTCAGGATGAATATGGCGAAGCGCCACTGCCGGATGACCCGGGCCCAATGCCCGAAGAGGGTGATGATTCATATGGCTGGCAAGCTTCGACCGCGATGCATGAAGCCGTGAATCAAGATTCGCTTTCTGGAAACGGTAATGAATCATCTGCAACAAAACATTTGGATCGGGATGAAACGGCAATATCCGGTATTGCGGACCAGGACCGGAATCAGGCTGAGGTGTTTACATCTGGTTCCATCCGTTTTGGACTGGCTGCTGTGAAGAATGTCGGCACCCAAGCCATGGAGAGTATCATGCTCGTCCGCAAGGAACGTCCATTCGACAGTTTGCTCGATTTTTGTCGCCGGGTTGATCTGCGAGTCTGCAACAAACGTGTCATTGAATCGCTGATTCAGGCGGGAGCTTTTGACACTTTGCCAGGACACCGGGCTCAACTGCTCGCGATGCTGGACGAGACGGTGGAAGCTGCTCTGAAGTGGCGCAAGGAGCGCGAGGATCTGCAGATTCAGCTGTTTGATTTTGTTGAGACGCCAAACTGGGAAATTGAATATCCCCAGATCCCTGCCTATTCGGCCACTCAGCAACTGGAGCTTGAGCGAGAACTGCTGGGACTCTACCTCTCGGGTCATCCGCTCGATGATTATGAAGATGTGCTCGAATCGAGCGGAGCGGACCGGATTATGGAGCTGACGGAAGCAGCCGACGATACGATGGCCGTCGCTGCCGGGATGGTGGTGTCTGTGAAGTCGATCACGACGAAACAGGGCAAGGCCATGGCGTTCATGGAGCTGGAAGACCAGATTGAACGCTGCGAAGTGGTTCTCTTTCCCGAAGTATGGCGGCGCAGCCAGCAGCATGTCGGGAAAGGCGAACTGCTCGTCGTGCGTGCCAAAGTGCAGCAGCAGGACGAAGGGTTTAAGCTGCTGGCTGAGGAAGTGGCGCCTCTTAGTCAGGCAGCACTGGAACAGCAGCTGCGCAGCCGCGAACGGCGCGGGAAGCCCGGCAGCGGCAGTCCTTCGCGCCAGGCGGCCCCGGTACGGCAGCCAGCCGGTGCGGGAGCCGGAGCTGTACGGAGCAGCGCAGGCGGAGGGCCTGCAGCAGCGCGCAGCGGGGAAGGCGCAGACAAGGCTGAAGCGACGCCTGGATCATCGCCAGGCAGCAACGCTTCTGCTGTTGGAGCTGAACAGAGCCGCCGGTCGCAGGCCGCACAGCAGCGGGTGTTCGTGAAAATCACTCCGCAGTCCGAGAAGCCGGAACTGCTGGCACGTTTGAAGCAGCTGCTCCAGCAGCATCCAGGTCCGGTTGCAACGGTACTTTTCTATGAGCAGCAGCAGAAATTGCTCGCGTTAAGTGATGCTTACCGGATTAAACCGTCACCGACGCTGTTCTCAGAGATGGAACAGATGCTGGGCGAAGGTACGGTCAAAATCAAGTAA
- a CDS encoding YtrH family sporulation protein, giving the protein MSTFLSKAILDFFIAFGIVLGGAMIGGIGAVISLQPPTQTMLDISGKIKIWALAAAVGGTIDPMRVIESNFLDGNLSPAVKQILYLISAFMGAHMGTELVKWVCGGGRG; this is encoded by the coding sequence GTGAGCACATTTTTATCCAAAGCCATTCTTGATTTCTTTATTGCGTTTGGTATCGTGCTGGGCGGCGCGATGATCGGAGGAATTGGTGCTGTTATCTCTCTCCAGCCTCCGACTCAGACGATGCTTGATATTTCCGGAAAAATCAAGATATGGGCGCTTGCAGCCGCAGTTGGCGGCACCATCGATCCGATGCGTGTCATCGAGAGCAACTTTCTCGACGGCAATCTGTCGCCTGCGGTCAAGCAAATTCTGTACCTGATCTCGGCTTTTATGGGCGCTCATATGGGAACCGAACTCGTAAAATGGGTATGTGGCGGAGGCCGGGGTTAA
- a CDS encoding YtpI family protein gives MLIDVLKYVLIAIFALAMVCSALNSIRSHRAASTADAGLYRSWTNIWMGGMLIVLSVILMFVITGSSLSIVVEALFLIIGAYNLFAGLRNRSYFARLREHSGNQSGGASRQSV, from the coding sequence GTGTTGATCGATGTTCTCAAGTATGTCCTGATCGCCATTTTCGCTCTAGCCATGGTCTGTTCGGCTCTGAACAGCATTCGTTCGCATCGGGCCGCGAGTACTGCTGACGCTGGTCTTTACCGTTCGTGGACCAACATCTGGATGGGTGGCATGCTGATTGTACTATCCGTAATCCTCATGTTTGTCATCACCGGCTCGAGCCTCTCCATTGTTGTGGAAGCGCTCTTTCTGATAATCGGTGCCTACAATCTGTTCGCCGGTTTGCGAAACCGCAGCTACTTTGCCCGTCTACGGGAGCACAGCGGAAATCAGTCAGGCGGCGCGTCCAGGCAGTCTGTTTAA
- a CDS encoding DRTGG domain-containing protein produces MDGQEENVTKHEQLLQHIEQLKVGSKISVRGLARELGVSEGTAYRAVKEAENFGLVVTKERIGTVRIEKRPRGMSEQLTFADVVTIVEGHVLGGSDGLSKPLHKYVIGAMKEQAMARYIDAGSLLIVGNRDNAHSLALEQGAGVLITGGFGTSREVRLLADELGLPIISSRHDTFTVASMINRAIFDRLIKKKIMLVEDIIGQKPRLQVLKVTSSAADFHKLVAETGDHRFPVVDEWNRVIGIVSLKDVSELLEDQSIEKCVVRRPVTASLQTSLASAAQIMTWEGIDFLPIVDRNRKLIASITRKEVLQAMRDAQKQPQLGETFDHLIWNGFAEERGEQNELMFHGFIIPQMATDLGTISEGVLLNVMTQAGRRAAWDVTGNDYVVDNVTTYFVHPVQIEDQILVRPVILETSRRTCKMDIVITREGNVVCKAIMTLQSIDHG; encoded by the coding sequence ATGGACGGACAGGAAGAAAACGTGACGAAGCATGAACAGCTGCTGCAGCATATCGAACAATTAAAAGTCGGCAGTAAAATATCGGTTCGCGGACTGGCAAGGGAGCTTGGCGTAAGTGAAGGGACAGCTTATCGGGCTGTCAAGGAAGCAGAAAACTTTGGGCTGGTGGTGACCAAGGAACGGATTGGAACAGTACGTATCGAAAAGAGGCCGCGCGGCATGTCAGAACAGCTGACCTTTGCCGATGTGGTCACGATCGTGGAAGGTCATGTGCTCGGAGGCAGTGATGGCTTGTCCAAACCACTCCACAAGTATGTGATTGGTGCGATGAAAGAGCAGGCCATGGCCCGTTATATAGATGCTGGAAGTCTGCTTATTGTTGGTAACCGGGATAATGCCCATTCTCTTGCGCTTGAGCAGGGAGCAGGAGTACTTATCACCGGTGGATTCGGCACAAGTCGTGAAGTCAGATTGCTGGCAGACGAACTGGGACTGCCGATTATTTCTTCCAGACATGATACATTCACCGTAGCTTCGATGATTAACAGGGCAATCTTTGACCGATTGATCAAGAAAAAAATCATGCTTGTGGAAGACATTATTGGTCAGAAGCCTCGTCTTCAAGTACTCAAAGTCACCAGCTCTGCTGCCGATTTTCACAAGCTGGTTGCCGAAACGGGAGATCATCGCTTTCCCGTGGTTGACGAATGGAATCGTGTTATCGGTATTGTCAGCCTGAAGGATGTAAGCGAGCTTCTGGAAGACCAGAGCATTGAGAAATGCGTCGTGCGCCGCCCGGTCACTGCTTCGCTGCAAACCTCACTGGCTTCTGCCGCGCAGATCATGACTTGGGAAGGCATTGACTTTCTACCCATCGTGGATCGTAATCGCAAGTTGATTGCCTCGATCACGCGCAAGGAAGTACTGCAGGCAATGCGGGACGCGCAGAAGCAGCCGCAGCTGGGCGAGACCTTTGATCATCTGATCTGGAACGGCTTCGCCGAGGAACGCGGTGAACAGAATGAGTTGATGTTTCATGGATTCATTATTCCGCAGATGGCGACAGATCTGGGGACGATCTCTGAAGGGGTACTGCTGAACGTTATGACGCAGGCGGGACGGCGGGCTGCCTGGGATGTCACAGGTAACGATTATGTCGTAGATAATGTAACGACGTATTTTGTCCATCCGGTGCAGATCGAGGACCAGATATTGGTTCGTCCGGTCATTCTGGAGACGAGCCGCCGAACCTGTAAGATGGACATTGTCATTACCCGTGAAGGAAACGTCGTATGCAAAGCGATCATGACACTGCAATCCATTGACCACGGCTAG
- a CDS encoding YlbF family regulator, with product MNIYDKANDLAKALRESSEVEEITSAMKLIEADPEAKRMLDSFRDQQMELQQRMMSGDMPAPDEMEKMEKLFEVLSLNLNIRRLFDAERRLSVIIEDVNKIIADSLGHLYGGAEA from the coding sequence GTGAATATTTATGACAAAGCCAATGATTTGGCCAAAGCACTGAGAGAAAGCAGCGAGGTGGAAGAAATCACTTCCGCGATGAAGCTGATTGAAGCTGACCCGGAGGCGAAACGCATGCTGGACAGCTTCCGTGATCAACAAATGGAATTGCAACAACGCATGATGAGCGGCGACATGCCGGCTCCGGACGAGATGGAGAAAATGGAGAAACTGTTTGAGGTACTGAGCCTGAATCTCAACATTCGTCGTCTATTCGATGCTGAGCGTCGTCTGAGCGTAATCATTGAAGATGTGAACAAAATTATTGCTGACAGCCTGGGCCATCTGTATGGCGGCGCTGAAGCTTAA